AAACTGATAGCCACCAAACTTAAAAGCCAAAAAACAGCTTGGTTAATGACTGAACTCATAAAATTCTGACCTTGTTCAACTAAAAGATAGGAAGTTGAACTAAATACCATCACCAATCCTAATACACATAAAATTAAATAAGGAATTAGAATACTATAATCCAAAAGGTGTCTTTTTTTTATCTTTTGTGGCAAGGCTTACGCCTCCTTGTTCGTCTTTTGATCTTCATAAACCTCAGAATATAAGCGGTTTAATTCTCTTTCCAAATCGCTTAACAATTGATGTCCTTCATCATTTTTTATGATGCCTAGACGCACTGCAAAGGTTACCTGACGAGACAAGCCGTACATTTGTGTATCAACAACTTCCTCAAAAGCCTTACATTGAGAAATACATAAACTATTTTTTTGATTGCGAATTAATTTTTTAATGCGGTCGGCATCTTGCATCAATAATTCCAAAGCAAATTCATGAGAAATTGAATCCATCTCTAATCCAACCTTTCTTTCTTAGTTTCATTATTATAGCATAATCGCCTATTGATTGGGACAAAATACTGGAAAGCTTCGTAAAACTTTCAAGAAAGTCAGAATAAACCCGAACATTTTATTAAAAATTACCTTTTACCGTTTATACAACCACATACCGTGAAACACGGGCGACTTGTGAAACAAAAAACAGGATAATGAAACTGATAATAAAATAATATACGCAAAAATATTGTTAGATTAGCTTTTAGTTAAAAAAACTTTTCCACAAAAAAACCAAACCTTATAAAAAGGTTTGGCCAAAAAAATTATTTATCTGCAGTTTTTTTCTTTTTCGCTGCTTTTTCACGTTCGTTTTTATTTAAAATCTGTTTACGCAAACGAATGCTTTCTGGGGTTACTTCACAATATTCATCATCATTTAGAAACTCTAAAGACTCTTCTAATGTTAAAATACGTGGTTTTTTGATAACAGAAGTCTGATCTTTAGTAGCAGAACGAACATTTGTCATTTGTTTTGCTTTAACGATATTAACCGCTAAATCATTATCTCGGGAATTTTCGCCAACAATCATTCCTTCGTATACTTCCGTACCAGGTTCAACAAAAACAGTCCCGCGTTCTTCAACTGACATAATAGAGTAAGTTGTAGCTTTCCCATTTTCCATTGAAACTAATGCACCGTGATGACGACCACCGATTGTCCCTTGAATCATTGGCAAATATTGATCAAACGTATGGTTCATAATCCCATATCCGCGAGTCATGGACAAGAATTCCGTTGTAAAACCAATCAATCCACGTGCTGGAGCTAAAAAGACTAAACGAATTTGACCATTACCGACATGAATCATGTCTTGCATTTCTGCTTTTCGTTGACCCAATGCTTCAATCACAGAACCCATGTATTCTTCTGGCGTATCAATTTGTACGCGTTCAAACGGTTCACATTTTACTCCATCAACAATTCGTTCAATAACTTCCGGACGAGATACTTGCAACTCATAACCTTCACGACGCATATTTTCTATCAAAATAGACAAATGCAATTCCCCACGACCAGAAACAGTCCAAGCATCTGGTGCAATTGGATCTACCCGTAAAGAAACGTCCGTTTGTAATTGAGACATTAAACGCTCTTCAATTTTACGAGCTGTTACCCATTTTCCTTCGCGACCAGCAAATGGTGAATTATTCACTAAGAAAGTCATTTGTAAAGTTGGTTCATCAATATGCAAGATTGGTAGCGCATCTTGGTGTTCAACAGGTGTTACTGTTTCACCAACGAAGATATCTTCCATACCAGAAACTGCAATTAAATCGCCAGCTTTTGCTTCTTTAATTTCCAACCGTTTTAAACCGAAGAAACCAAATAATTTGGTAACACGGAAGTTTTTAATTGTACCATCTAATTTAATTAAAGATACTTGGTCACCTACAGCAATTTTACCGCGGAAGACACGACCGATTCCGATACGACCAACGTAGTCGTTATAATCAAGTAACGATACTTGGAACTGTAATGGTTCATCACTGTTATCAATTGGAGCTGGAATGTGTTCAATAATGGTGTCAAAAATTGGTGACATTGTATGTTCTTGCTGGCTCGGATCATCAGATAAACTAGAAGTTCCATTTACAGCAGAAGCATAGATTACTGGAAACTCTAATTGGTCTTCATCCGCACCTAATTCAATAAATAATTCTAAGACTTCATCAACAACCTCTGCCGGACGAGCAGAATCTTTATCAATTTTGTTCACAACTACAATTGGTGTCAAGTGTTGCTCTAAAGCTTTTTTCAACACAAAACGTGTTTGGGGCATGGTACCTTCGTATGCATCAACAACTAAAACAACACCGTCAACCATTTTCATGATTCGCTCTACTTCACCACCGAAGTCCGCGTGTCCCGGTGTGTCCATAATGTTAATTTTAGTACCTTGATATTCGACGGCAGTATTCTTTGCCAAAATCGTAATACCACGTTCTTTTTCCAAGGCATTGGAGTCCATGGCGCGCTCTTCTAAGTGTGTGTGGCTGTCTAGGGTATCGGATTGTTTTAATAATTCATCTACGAGGGTCGTTTTACCATGGTCAACGTGGGCGATAATGGCCACATTGCGAATATCATTTCTTAATTTCAATTTATCTTGCTCCTTTAATCTTGTGTATAATCTGACGGCTCATTATAACAGATTATCTTTCTGAAATATAGTGAAAACTTTCAAAAAGACGCAATCTTATCTACAACTTTTTTAAATCTGCTAAAAAAAGCCGAGTTTCCGGGATTATTATCCTTTAATTTCCATAATATTTTCATAAGCTTTAGGTGTCGCAGCAACAAAAAGCTCACGATCAACTAAATTAAGCTTGTGACCTTCTATATTAGACATACGGAGTCCTAACTCCTCAATTAAGACCCCACCTGGAGCATAGTCCCAAGGGGCTAGGCGTGAGACGTAAGCTGCTCGTCTTCCCATTAAAAGACCAATTAGCTCATAACCTGCGCATCCTGTCATACGCACACCTAAAGCCATCTCTCCCATCTTTTGCACATGCCAGCTATCTTTTTGATACATTACATGATTCAAACCAATTAGACCTTCTGACAGTGAGATATCTTTTGGCGGTTCAATTTTTTCATCATTACAATACACGCCGATACCGCGTCCGCCCCACAAAAATTCATTTTTCATGACATTATATACAAAACCTAATTTTCCAATACCGTCTTCGTAAACGGCTACCATAATGCAAAAATTTTCTTGCTCTAAGACAAAATTCATTGTCCCGTCAATTGGATCTATGATAAATACACGACCGCTAAAAGCTTCCAAACGATCCTTTCCGTCTTCTTCTCCTAAAATTTTTGCATCAGGATCAAAAGCCATAATCCGCTGTGTCAAAAATTTCTGCGTCGCTTTGTCAAGGTTAGTAACTAAATCTGTCCGCCCACTTTTGGTGTCAATTACCAAGTCGTCTGTTTGAAAACTTTTTTTGATGACTTCACCCGCGTCATAAATCCAGCTTTTTATTTCATTTACCATTACTTCCATACTTAATTTGTCACCTTCAACTTTCCCATTGGATTTTCTTTGGCAATTTTTAACGCATGGTATAACGAATATCCTGATAAAACTTCAAATTCTTTACCCAAACGGCGTTCTTCTCCAATACTTGGAACAACTTTTTTAAATTGCTGATAAACTTCTAGAAATTTTTCTGTTGCAACGCCCTTTTCATATACAGTTTCTAGCGTTTCCCACATTTTCAT
The genomic region above belongs to Enterococcus saigonensis and contains:
- a CDS encoding YlaN family protein produces the protein MDSISHEFALELLMQDADRIKKLIRNQKNSLCISQCKAFEEVVDTQMYGLSRQVTFAVRLGIIKNDEGHQLLSDLERELNRLYSEVYEDQKTNKEA
- the typA gene encoding translational GTPase TypA; the encoded protein is MKLRNDIRNVAIIAHVDHGKTTLVDELLKQSDTLDSHTHLEERAMDSNALEKERGITILAKNTAVEYQGTKINIMDTPGHADFGGEVERIMKMVDGVVLVVDAYEGTMPQTRFVLKKALEQHLTPIVVVNKIDKDSARPAEVVDEVLELFIELGADEDQLEFPVIYASAVNGTSSLSDDPSQQEHTMSPIFDTIIEHIPAPIDNSDEPLQFQVSLLDYNDYVGRIGIGRVFRGKIAVGDQVSLIKLDGTIKNFRVTKLFGFFGLKRLEIKEAKAGDLIAVSGMEDIFVGETVTPVEHQDALPILHIDEPTLQMTFLVNNSPFAGREGKWVTARKIEERLMSQLQTDVSLRVDPIAPDAWTVSGRGELHLSILIENMRREGYELQVSRPEVIERIVDGVKCEPFERVQIDTPEEYMGSVIEALGQRKAEMQDMIHVGNGQIRLVFLAPARGLIGFTTEFLSMTRGYGIMNHTFDQYLPMIQGTIGGRHHGALVSMENGKATTYSIMSVEERGTVFVEPGTEVYEGMIVGENSRDNDLAVNIVKAKQMTNVRSATKDQTSVIKKPRILTLEESLEFLNDDEYCEVTPESIRLRKQILNKNEREKAAKKKKTADK
- a CDS encoding inositol monophosphatase family protein — its product is MEVMVNEIKSWIYDAGEVIKKSFQTDDLVIDTKSGRTDLVTNLDKATQKFLTQRIMAFDPDAKILGEEDGKDRLEAFSGRVFIIDPIDGTMNFVLEQENFCIMVAVYEDGIGKLGFVYNVMKNEFLWGGRGIGVYCNDEKIEPPKDISLSEGLIGLNHVMYQKDSWHVQKMGEMALGVRMTGCAGYELIGLLMGRRAAYVSRLAPWDYAPGGVLIEELGLRMSNIEGHKLNLVDRELFVAATPKAYENIMEIKG
- a CDS encoding UPF0223 family protein; protein product: MREYQYPLDLSWSTEEMVIVMKMWETLETVYEKGVATEKFLEVYQQFKKVVPSIGEERRLGKEFEVLSGYSLYHALKIAKENPMGKLKVTN